CACGCGTGCTCGCGGTCAACGGCGACCTCACCCTGGACGGCACGCTCAACATCACCGACATCGGTGGCTTCGGCAATGGTGTGTATCGCCTGATCGATTACACCGGCGGGCTGACCGACAACGGCCTGGCCTTCGGCACCATTCCTGGTTCTGTTGATCCCACCCAGTTGGCCTTGCAGACCGCGTTGGCGCAGCAGGTCAACGTGGTGGTGTCCGCGCCGGGCAGCAACGTGCAGTTCTGGGATGGCGCACAGACGGTGGGCAACGCGCAGATCGAAGGCGGCACCGGCACCTGGACGGCGGGTGCCACCAACTGGACCGGCATCGACGGCCTCACGAATACCGATTGGCAGAACAGCTTTGCCGTATTCGCCGGCACTGCCGGCAACGTCGGGGTGCAGGGCACGCAAGGCATCACCGGCATGCAGTTCGCCACCGATGGCTATGTGCTCACCGATGCCGGCGCCGGCGCGCTCAGCGCCAATGCCGCCACCACCATCGTGCGCGTGGATCCGGGCGTTACCGGCACCATCGACGTCACCATTGGCGGCACGGGCACCTTGCAAAAGGTCGACACCGGCACGTTGATTCTGGGCGCAGCCAACACCTACACCGGTGGTACCGCGCTGGGCGGCGGCACCCTGGTGCTGGGCGATGCCCAGGCATTGGGCACCGGCACGTTGACCGCAGCCACCGGCACCACATTGGATACCGATCAGGCGCTTGCCATCGCCAATGCCGTGGACCTCACCGGCGCGCTGACCGTGGCCGGCAGCAACGACCTGACCCTGAGTGGCCCGGTTAGCGGCGCCGGTGGGCTGATCAAGGACGGCACCGCCACGCTCACCCTGGATGGCGCCAACAGCTACACCGGCGGCACCGTCTTGAATGCCGGCACGCTCGGTGTGGGCAGCAACACGGCGCTGGGCACCGGCAGCCTCTCGGTACTGGGCAATGCGACGTTGAGTAATGCCGTGGCGGTGGCGCTGGGCAACGCGCTCACCCTCGGCGCCACGCTCGATGTCGCCAACGCGGCAGATCTGACCCTGGCCGGTGACATCAGCGGCAACGGTGCGCTGGTCAAGTCCGGGACCGGCACGCTGACGCTGGATGGCACCAACAGCTACACCGGCGGCACCACGCTCAATGCCGGTACCACGGTGGGCGACAGCGCCAGCCTGCAAGGTGCGATCGTCGACAACGCGGCGCTGGTGTTCAACCAGACCGCCGATGGCGTGTTCACCGGTTCGATCACTGGCACCGGCTCGGTGACCAAGGACGGCGCGGGCGATCTGCGTTTGAATGGCGCCAATGCCTACACCGGCGGCACCACCATCACCGCGGGCACCCTGATCGGCGATACCACCAGCCTGCAAGGCAACATCCTCGACAATGCGGCGCTGGTCTTCGACCAGGCCGGTGGCGGCGTGTATGCCGGTGTGATCAGCGGCACCGGCAGTGTCGAAAAGACCGGCGCCGGTGCGTTGGTGTTGACCGGCGCCAACAGCTACACCGGCGGCACCCTGGTCAGCGCCGGCAGCCTGATCGGCAACACCACCAGCCTGCAGGGCAACGTGGTCGACAACGCCACGTTGGTGTTCGACCAGGCCACCGACGGCACCTTCGCCGGCGCCATCAGCGGCACCGGCAACGTGGTCAAGCAAGGCGATGGCGTGCTCACGCTGAGCGGCACCAACAGCTATAGCGGCGGCACCACGATTGCCGATGGCACCTTGCAGGGCACCACCAGCAGCCTGCAGGGCAACATCCTGGACAACGCCGTGCTGGTATTCGACCAGGCCGGTGACGGCACCTTTGCCGGCAACATCGCCGGCAGCGGCACGCTGATCAAGAACGGCACCGGTGCGGTCACGTTGGATGGCGTCAACAGCTATCTCGGCGGTACCACCATCAATGCCGGCACCCTGATCGGCGACACCGACAGCCTGCAAGGCAACATCCTCAACAACGCAGCGCTGGTGTTCCTGCAGGACGCCAACGGCACCTATGCAGGCACCCTGTCGGGCACCGGCACCCTGGTCAAGGACGGCACCGGCACCTTGCTGGTGACCGCCAACAGCGGTGGCTTCACTGGGCCGACCACGGTGAGTGGCGGCACCTTGAGCGTGGGCAACCCGGCCAATCCGGGCGCGGCCCTGGGTGGGCCGGTGACGGTGGGCCCGGGCGGCACGCTCACCGGCAGCGGCACCATCGGTGGGCTGAACCTGTCGGGCACCCTGCTCAGTGGCGGCGACAGCGGCTCGATCACGGTTGGCGGCAATGCCACCTTCAATCCGGGCTCCACCTGGCAAGTAACCCCGGGAAGTACCGGCACGGTCACACCGGTCACGGTGGGCGGCACGGCGGTGGTCGCGCCGGGCAGCACCTTGCAACTAGTGCGCGCGCCGGACCTGCCCCTGTTCGTGGATATTCCGCTGATCAATGCCGGTGGTGGCCTGAGCGGCCAGTTCACCAACATCACCTCCGACTACGCGTTCATTGACCCGAATGTCAGCGTGAGTGCCGGCGGGCTGTCGGTGTCGTTTGGGCGCAATACGGTGTCGATGGTCGACATTGCGGTGACGCCGAACGAGCAGGCCAGTGCCGCAGCTGTGGATGGCCTGCCCACCACCAGCCCGATCTTGCAGGCGGTGCTGCGTTTGCCGGACGCCCCGGAGGCCGTGCGCACTGCATTCGCCTCGCTGTCCGGCGAAAGCCACGCCACTACCGCGACGGCAATGCTCGATAGCCGCTTCCTGATGAGCGGCATCAGCAGCCATCTGCGTGGCGACAGCCAGGACACCCGCGTGGGCGACACCACGGTCTGGATCGCCGGCCGCAGCCGTCCGAACCGGATCGACGGCGACAGCACTGCCAACTCGGTGCGGCGCGAAGACGATGGCGTGATGGCCGGTGCCGAACGTCGCATCGGCGAGCGCAGCCTGATCGGCGTCGCGGTGGGTAACCAGGACCTGGAAAGCTGGTCGCGTGCCAACGATGATCGTGCCGATATCGATGCCACGCATGTCGGCGTGTACGCGCAGGCCGACTGGTCCGCTTTCACCCTGCAGGGTGGGGTGGACTATGCGGACTATCGTGTCGACAGTACCCGCCGCGTGATTCTGCCCGGCGTGATGGAAGAACGTCTGAGCAGCGAGTACGACGCCACGGCCACCACGGTCTCGCTGGAAGCGGCCTGGAACCTGCATGCAGGGACCGCGGTGTACAGCCCGTTCGTCGCGGCGGCCTACACGCATCTGAAGACCGACGGTTTCAGCGAGCGTGGCGGCATTGCCGGGCTGTCGGTGGACAGCGCCAAGGACGAGTACACCACCAGTACGGTGGGTGTGCGCGGCCGTTGGGAGCTGGGCCACCAGGCCGGTCTTTACGCATCGGTAGGTTGGCGGCATGCCTATGGCGACCGCCAGGTGCAGCGCTCGGCGGGCTTCATCGGCGCGGGCACCAGCTTCTCGGTGCACAGCGTGACCCTGGCCAAGAATGCGGTGGTGGGCGAAGTGGGCGTGAGTCTGATCACCTCGCCGAGCAGCCGCATGGCGTTGTCGCTGCAAGGCCTCAATGGCGATGGCCAGACCGCGTATGGCGGGCAGGTGACCTGGGGTTGGAGCTTCTGATCCTGTCGCGGTTGCAGTGTTGAAACAGCAAAGGCCCCGGCAATGCCGGGGCCTTTTGTTTGTCACCAGTGACCCGGCGTGCCTCAGAACTGCCAGCGCAGGCCGACATTGGCATTGACGCTGCTGGCATCGGAACTGCCACGCTCGGCACCCACATTGCCGTACAGCGAGAACGTGTCGCTGACGCTGTAGCGCACGCCGACCGATGCACGCAGCGCTTCCTTGGACAGCGGCTCACCGGCAACGGTGAACCGCGCCTCGGGCAGGCCGGTGAACCAGGCGGTGAAGTCGGCGCGGTTGTCGCCAAACAGCGAGCGATAGGCAACCAGGCCGTCGAAGCCCCACTTGCCATGCGCCAAGTGACCGCGCACGCCCACTTCGCCGTAACCGGCACGCAGCGTGTCGCTGGCTGCGCTCAGGCCCAGGCCGGTGACCGATGCTTCGCTGAAGGCGTCCTGGGTCTGGCTGACCACACCGGCGGCCACGAACGGTGACAGCCCGGCGCGCGGCAACAAGCCCAGTTCGGTGCGCAGCGACCAGTTGGTGTCGTGGCGACGATCCTGCAGGCGCTCGCCGATGCTGCCGGCCTGCACGCTGCGTTCGGTTTCCACGCTGCCCATGCCGTATGAGCCAATCGCCGAGAGATATGCCATGCCGACCGGCTGGTACAGGTAGGCGGTCATCGCGTAGCGGTCGGCGCGCAGGCGGCTGGCCGAGGCGCTGATGGTGCCGCGGTCTTCGCCCGAGGTGAGCGCTGCACCCGCGATGGTGCCGGCGCCGCCCAGCGGCATGTCGAAGCCCACGGTGGTTGCGCGCTGGGTGTAATCGGCCGACGCGTAGCCGGCGCGGCTCAGGTCACCGTCGAGGTAGCTGCCCTGCATCCAGGTGGTCAGCGTGGTGGTGCTGGCCAGCAGCGGCAGGCGATCTGCCGCCACACGTGCATCGTTGAGCGCGGACTGGAACCCGAGCGTGCGTTCGATGCCGTGGACCTGGCCCACCAGCGTCGGCAGCGAGCTGGCGACCTGCGCATCGGTGGCCAGTAGCAGCGCGCCGGTCGCGGTGATGACGCCGCCCAGGTTTGCGGTGTCGCCGGACGCCACGCGGGTATCCAGGGCTTTGACCAGGCTGTCGGCCTGACGGGCGCCGGCCACCACCGACTGCGACGCACCGGCAGCCTGTGCGCTGGCGGCAGCGGCATTGCGGGTGAGCGTGGCGGTGACGCTGGTGGGGTCATAGGCCAGCGCGGCGGTCCAGAAGAAGTTGTTGGCGTACTGCACGCGGTCGAAGGTGCCCTGCAGGGCGCCGGCACGAACGATGCGCTCGCTGCCGGCAACCGTGTAGCCCGCCGCTTCCGGCAGCAACAACAGGTTGCCTTTCAGGCTGGCCTGGCCGGTCACGGTCAGGCCCTTGCCCAGTTCGATCGCGGTGGTGCCGGTGCTGTTGACCAGGCTGTAGTTGCCGTTGATGGTGCCGCCGCGCGATTCAAACGTGGCCGAATTGAGCACCAGCACGTCGGAGCGCACGCTGCCCGACAAGGCCAGCACGCCGTCGCTGATGCTGGTGCCGCCGGCGTAGCTGTTGTTGCCGCTCAGGGTGAGTCTGCCGGCGCCGTTCTTGGTCAGGTTGCCGCTGCCGGAGATGTCGTTGCTGAAGGTGCTGTCGTAGCCGGAGGTCACGTTTGCCGCCCAGTTGCTGGCGAACTGGCCCGGGCCCTTGATCGCCTTGGCGGCATTGACCATGCCCCAACCGTACAACGCGTCGACGCCGGGATCGCCCAGGTCGGTGGCGGTGGTCAGCAGGGTCTGCTGCAGGTTGGAAGCGCTCATCCAGGGATACACGCCGAGTACCTGCGCGGCCACGCCGCTGACAGCGGCAGTGGAGAACGAGGTGCCGGCGATCTGGCCCTGCAACTCGGTGCCGGCCAGGGCCGGGGCGGCGTACATGCCCGGTGCCACCAGGCACCACTGCGCA
The nucleotide sequence above comes from Xanthomonas campestris pv. campestris str. ATCC 33913. Encoded proteins:
- a CDS encoding S8 family serine peptidase, yielding MKRSLLATTISSCLVLTACGGGGGGGNVRNDPPPTTTVVPAPITDPTPAPAPTPAPTPAPTPAPTPSPAPAPAPAPPPTADPLPKTAPVPVAPPRYQGLASNLLVPTNADLAQQAGARGQGVKIGVMDDNLVQTYAPVAGKVDAFTDYTAVPGAAESTSNRLRGHGSVVSALVLGSAQDGFAGGVAPDADLIYGRICAENSCGTQQARRAAVDMAAAGVRIANLSIGASYADAASSANAALAWRFALTPLVQADALIVASTGNDGAAEASYPAAAPVQEASLRNNWLAVGAVEIDSAGNPAGLSSYSNHCGSAAQWCLVAPGMYAAPALAGTELQGQIAGTSFSTAAVSGVAAQVLGVYPWMSASNLQQTLLTTATDLGDPGVDALYGWGMVNAAKAIKGPGQFASNWAANVTSGYDSTFSNDISGSGNLTKNGAGRLTLSGNNSYAGGTSISDGVLALSGSVRSDVLVLNSATFESRGGTINGNYSLVNSTGTTAIELGKGLTVTGQASLKGNLLLLPEAAGYTVAGSERIVRAGALQGTFDRVQYANNFFWTAALAYDPTSVTATLTRNAAAASAQAAGASQSVVAGARQADSLVKALDTRVASGDTANLGGVITATGALLLATDAQVASSLPTLVGQVHGIERTLGFQSALNDARVAADRLPLLASTTTLTTWMQGSYLDGDLSRAGYASADYTQRATTVGFDMPLGGAGTIAGAALTSGEDRGTISASASRLRADRYAMTAYLYQPVGMAYLSAIGSYGMGSVETERSVQAGSIGERLQDRRHDTNWSLRTELGLLPRAGLSPFVAAGVVSQTQDAFSEASVTGLGLSAASDTLRAGYGEVGVRGHLAHGKWGFDGLVAYRSLFGDNRADFTAWFTGLPEARFTVAGEPLSKEALRASVGVRYSVSDTFSLYGNVGAERGSSDASSVNANVGLRWQF